A single region of the Halorussus gelatinilyticus genome encodes:
- a CDS encoding DNA double-strand break repair nuclease NurA: MPIDKRGVASELEANVETIESYLEDDSGIVERYLDAFQRLPDEWTSDEIRMALQDTSYPGAYPTDAFDNATNVIVPHPESDGWENHEEVNEWARDIVRDVPVMAVDGSQLPPTTQFNVPVAYVQSAWAVNHHHAEGRLDRSVEGRLLTPDEVTQESEDGDYRFVDSQLVGHHRYEHEGQLLIEKLSDLAAARDAGDIEYAPIVFYDGPLIASFANPLKPETRERYLSTLSRVIAASQHHEIPLVGYVAGSSATELVKMTRLLWREEFEDDRVIPDAHVLAELMSPWGDTTVPFISKRDGSVDALQATYEGETYEFRDDILFSYLNVPPGAGLDRIEFPGWLCRRDGPDGCESMYEYTVEIVRAEAGIGRGYPEILQQVDSDAVLDHQDRQEFHRVVQRWAESNDVPLEWNAKALSKELRRR, translated from the coding sequence ATGCCGATTGATAAACGCGGGGTCGCCAGCGAGTTAGAGGCCAACGTCGAGACGATTGAGTCGTACCTGGAAGACGACTCCGGAATCGTCGAACGCTACTTGGACGCGTTTCAGCGCCTCCCAGACGAGTGGACGAGCGATGAGATTCGAATGGCGTTACAGGACACGTCGTATCCGGGCGCATACCCCACGGACGCGTTCGACAACGCGACCAATGTCATCGTTCCGCACCCGGAGAGTGACGGATGGGAAAACCATGAGGAAGTCAACGAGTGGGCACGCGACATCGTCCGGGACGTGCCCGTGATGGCTGTCGACGGGTCACAGCTCCCGCCGACCACGCAGTTCAACGTCCCGGTCGCATACGTGCAGTCGGCATGGGCGGTGAATCATCACCACGCGGAAGGCCGACTCGACCGGAGCGTCGAAGGACGACTACTGACGCCTGACGAGGTGACACAGGAATCGGAAGACGGCGATTACCGGTTCGTCGATTCGCAGCTCGTCGGTCATCATCGCTACGAACACGAAGGGCAGCTCCTGATCGAGAAGTTGTCAGATCTGGCCGCTGCTCGTGACGCGGGAGATATCGAATACGCGCCAATAGTGTTCTACGACGGGCCGTTGATCGCGTCGTTTGCGAACCCGTTGAAGCCTGAAACCCGGGAGCGATATCTCTCGACGTTGAGCCGGGTGATCGCGGCAAGCCAACACCATGAAATTCCGCTGGTCGGATACGTCGCGGGTTCGAGTGCGACGGAGTTGGTGAAAATGACGCGGCTCCTGTGGCGTGAGGAGTTCGAAGATGATCGCGTCATTCCGGACGCTCACGTACTGGCAGAGTTGATGAGTCCCTGGGGCGACACGACGGTTCCGTTTATCTCGAAGCGAGACGGAAGTGTCGACGCGTTACAGGCGACGTACGAGGGTGAGACCTACGAGTTCCGTGATGACATTCTGTTCTCGTATCTGAACGTGCCACCGGGGGCTGGACTAGACCGTATCGAATTCCCCGGGTGGCTGTGCCGTCGTGACGGTCCTGACGGGTGCGAGTCGATGTACGAGTACACCGTCGAGATTGTCCGCGCAGAGGCCGGTATCGGGCGCGGCTACCCCGAGATCCTCCAGCAGGTGGACAGTGATGCTGTGCTGGACCACCAAGACCGCCAAGAGTTTCACCGGGTCGTGCAGCGCTGGGCCGAATCGAACGACGTGCCACTGGAATGGAACGCCAAGGCACTAAGCAAGGAACTCCGCCGCCGATGA